A single genomic interval of Croceibacter atlanticus HTCC2559 harbors:
- a CDS encoding glycosyltransferase family protein: MNVLILGFRDANPFFDEIEKESSTHFTYGTIQDINTNYDAILIHWPEKIFNWKEPSIRDLDTFTTFLKTRKQENCPIVHCFHNERRHYGMTSNFETLYKLVWTYADVFIHFGSYSKMKYEKMYPEKVHEVIPHPLYLNSFSKISKTIGRKHLEISEKSKVIYIAGKLRKKAERDFILKAFDKLDVEDKLFLGHILLKNKFPIDLSARIGLRKLLSPIKKVYEYCANFDLRKKLASEDIKFLETPVNTKVISNCVAASDVVLIPRLDSLNSGSIYLGFTFNKMVVGPAIGNMKEILEKTGAYSFNPENINLLVNTLKEALNVNEPNYGVNLEAMYPKNVAKKWDELFVNLKQ, encoded by the coding sequence ATGAATGTACTAATATTAGGCTTTAGAGACGCCAACCCTTTTTTTGATGAAATAGAAAAAGAAAGTTCAACACACTTTACTTACGGTACGATTCAAGATATTAATACAAATTATGATGCCATACTCATACATTGGCCAGAAAAAATCTTTAATTGGAAAGAACCATCAATTAGAGATTTAGATACTTTTACTACTTTTCTAAAAACAAGAAAACAAGAAAATTGTCCAATTGTACATTGCTTTCATAATGAACGTAGACATTATGGAATGACCTCCAATTTTGAAACGCTCTATAAACTTGTTTGGACTTATGCCGATGTCTTTATACATTTTGGGAGCTATAGTAAAATGAAGTACGAAAAAATGTATCCAGAAAAAGTACACGAGGTTATTCCTCATCCTTTGTATTTAAATTCATTTTCCAAAATCTCTAAAACTATTGGACGAAAGCATTTAGAGATTTCAGAAAAAAGTAAAGTGATTTATATTGCGGGAAAACTCAGAAAAAAAGCTGAAAGAGATTTTATTCTAAAAGCATTTGATAAACTAGATGTTGAAGACAAATTATTTTTAGGTCATATCTTATTAAAAAATAAGTTTCCAATTGATCTCAGCGCGCGTATTGGCTTGAGAAAATTACTTTCGCCAATTAAGAAGGTTTATGAGTATTGTGCGAATTTTGATTTACGGAAAAAATTAGCTTCAGAAGATATAAAGTTTTTAGAGACTCCTGTAAATACTAAGGTTATATCTAATTGTGTTGCAGCTTCGGATGTTGTATTAATACCGAGGTTGGATAGTCTTAATTCTGGTAGTATTTATTTAGGATTTACTTTTAATAAGATGGTTGTAGGGCCAGCGATAGGGAACATGAAAGAAATTTTGGAAAAGACAGGTGCCTATAGTTTTAATCCTGAGAATATAAATTTACTAGTGAACACATTAAAAGAAGCTTTAAATGTTAATGAACCTAATTATGGAGTAAATTTGGAAGCAATGTACCCTAAAAATGTTGCAAAAAAATGGGATGAACTTTTTGTTAATTTAAAACAGTAG